In the Spirochaeta lutea genome, one interval contains:
- a CDS encoding SufE family protein, with translation MADELTVLSSMDQMEMYRFLTEQGGNLPALEESERTDENFVQGCVSNVYVSHGVQDGRIRYRGSSDSLIVRGYLAILIEALSGLTLDDVLEQSRVLVEEFAEKTNIRATLTPNRANAFGNIYQLMYDKAEGAKKTA, from the coding sequence ATGGCTGATGAACTAACGGTTCTCTCCTCCATGGACCAGATGGAGATGTACCGGTTCCTCACGGAACAGGGTGGCAACCTGCCGGCCCTGGAAGAATCGGAACGAACCGATGAGAACTTCGTTCAGGGTTGTGTAAGCAATGTCTATGTCTCTCACGGGGTGCAGGATGGACGGATTCGGTACCGGGGTTCCTCAGATTCTCTCATTGTAAGAGGGTATCTGGCGATCCTTATCGAAGCCTTGAGCGGCCTGACATTGGACGACGTGCTCGAGCAGAGCAGGGTATTGGTTGAAGAATTTGCGGAGAAAACAAACATTCGCGCCACCCTGACACCCAACCGGGCCAATGCCTTCGGTAATATCTACCAACTCATGTATGATAAGGCCGAAGGGGCAAAAAAAACTGCCTAG
- a CDS encoding response regulator has product MAKTILVVDDSSAVRQSVSFILEQAGYEVIQAIDGLDGVTKTKSRKFDLIITDVNMPNLDGIGLVRQVRENPSNKFLPIVVLTTEAQKDKMEEGKAAGATGWIVKPFDADKLLGVVKKLIA; this is encoded by the coding sequence GTGGCTAAAACAATCTTAGTTGTCGATGATTCATCGGCTGTTCGACAGAGTGTCTCATTTATTTTAGAGCAGGCAGGGTATGAGGTGATTCAAGCTATAGACGGATTAGATGGGGTGACCAAAACCAAATCTCGGAAGTTTGATCTCATTATTACCGATGTGAATATGCCGAATCTCGATGGTATCGGTTTGGTTCGTCAGGTACGGGAAAATCCCTCCAACAAATTCCTCCCCATTGTTGTCCTTACCACAGAGGCTCAGAAGGATAAGATGGAAGAGGGAAAGGCTGCAGGTGCTACAGGATGGATTGTTAAGCCCTTCGATGCTGACAAGCTCTTGGGCGTTGTGAAGAAGCTCATAGCCTAG
- the rplJ gene encoding 50S ribosomal protein L10: MSDYVTKINQNKKEAVSAIKDSFSEVKDFIFTDYRGLSVDQITTLRAKLREVHAEYHVVKNNYAKIAFKDLEYPLVDEYLVGPTAIALARDESGPVAKALMELTKDWPLQVKGGIINGSVFDAVQVDAYSKLPGRLELLASLMGTMNAPLQNFVYALNGVTTKLVRTVQAVADQKAQG; encoded by the coding sequence ATGTCTGATTATGTAACTAAGATTAATCAAAACAAGAAAGAAGCTGTCAGCGCAATAAAAGATAGTTTCTCCGAGGTTAAGGATTTTATCTTCACCGACTACCGGGGTCTTTCTGTTGATCAAATTACAACCCTCCGAGCCAAGCTGCGCGAGGTACATGCTGAGTACCATGTTGTAAAGAATAATTATGCCAAGATAGCATTTAAAGATCTTGAATACCCCTTGGTGGATGAGTATCTTGTCGGTCCCACGGCGATTGCATTAGCCCGGGATGAATCCGGTCCCGTCGCCAAGGCTCTCATGGAGCTGACCAAGGACTGGCCTCTCCAGGTGAAGGGTGGAATTATTAACGGCAGCGTTTTTGATGCCGTACAAGTTGACGCCTATAGTAAGCTGCCTGGAAGACTTGAGCTTCTTGCTTCTCTCATGGGTACAATGAACGCCCCGCTGCAGAATTTTGTTTACGCCCTCAATGGTGTGACTACTAAGCTGGTGCGGACTGTCCAAGCTGTGGCTGATCAAAAGGCGCAGGGTTGA
- the rplA gene encoding 50S ribosomal protein L1 codes for MKHGKKYREALKNVDRFQTYTTDQAIELVKKLSFAKFDETVELSMNLNVKKSTTIRDTLVLPHQFKSEKKILVFAKGDKAEEARKAGAAYVGDDDLVEKIRGGWLDFDVAVATPDMMKDVGKLGPILGRRGLMPNPKTQTVTFDVTAAINELKKGRVEFRSDKTGVVHLAVGKVSMEPAQLKENISAVIGEVERKRPSDTKGEFVKTIAVSSTMGPGIKIARDGE; via the coding sequence ATGAAGCACGGAAAAAAGTATCGAGAAGCCCTCAAGAATGTTGACCGATTTCAGACCTATACCACTGATCAGGCTATCGAACTGGTTAAGAAGCTTTCATTTGCGAAGTTTGATGAAACCGTCGAGCTGTCAATGAATCTAAATGTTAAAAAATCCACTACCATCAGAGATACCCTGGTTTTACCCCATCAGTTTAAGAGTGAAAAAAAGATTCTGGTGTTTGCCAAGGGCGATAAGGCCGAGGAGGCTCGGAAAGCCGGCGCTGCGTATGTTGGGGATGATGATCTTGTAGAAAAGATTCGTGGTGGCTGGCTGGATTTTGATGTGGCGGTGGCTACACCCGACATGATGAAGGATGTCGGTAAGCTCGGTCCGATTCTCGGGCGCCGGGGTCTGATGCCGAACCCAAAAACCCAGACGGTAACCTTCGATGTAACGGCGGCTATCAATGAGCTCAAGAAGGGACGGGTGGAGTTTCGTTCGGATAAAACCGGTGTTGTTCACCTGGCGGTCGGAAAGGTTTCTATGGAGCCTGCACAGCTGAAGGAAAACATTAGCGCCGTAATTGGAGAGGTTGAGCGGAAGCGTCCCTCGGATACCAAGGGTGAGTTTGTTAAAACTATCGCTGTTTCATCAACCATGGGCCCTGGGATAAAGATCGCCCGGGACGGCGAATAA
- the rplL gene encoding 50S ribosomal protein L7/L12 yields the protein MALTKDDILEAIANMTVLEVSELVKAMEEKFGVTAAAPVAVAAAGPAAAAEEAEEQTEFTVKLSDSGAKKIDVIKAVRTIVSGLGLKEAKELVEGLGVVKENVSKDEAAEIKKTLEDAGAKVEVK from the coding sequence ATGGCACTTACTAAAGATGATATTCTCGAGGCAATCGCAAACATGACTGTCCTTGAGGTGAGCGAGCTTGTGAAAGCTATGGAAGAGAAGTTCGGTGTAACCGCTGCTGCTCCGGTAGCTGTGGCTGCGGCTGGTCCCGCTGCTGCTGCTGAGGAAGCTGAAGAGCAGACTGAGTTCACAGTGAAGCTCTCCGACTCAGGTGCGAAGAAAATCGACGTTATTAAGGCCGTACGGACTATTGTTAGTGGTCTGGGTCTTAAGGAAGCTAAAGAGCTCGTCGAGGGGCTTGGTGTTGTTAAGGAAAATGTTTCCAAAGATGAAGCAGCAGAAATCAAGAAAACCCTTGAGGATGCTGGTGCGAAGGTTGAAGTCAAGTAA
- a CDS encoding fructosamine kinase family protein yields MDDWPDTCPPPLISLNQAEDVLGSPIRYRRSLGGGSINQAYELECQNHTRFFMKRYPSTDPGHFVSEFDGLLTLSERAGEITATFGSGVLRVPKPLCWGVEARASFFIMEYIPRAGSGGSSAARQAAAGTALALLHGFGDPPEPGQPANPQKPYGYHITNRIGSSPQQNTPTSRWPDFFAYQRLAPQLEQAARSGALPRRWADKAETLISSMADFLPASPKASLLHGDLWGGNMMWDDRGTPVLIDPAVYYGHHEADLAMTELFGGFTREFYRSYQELSGPIPREYHRRKTIYNLYHMLNHLNLFGASYLGSVTSLLQDIG; encoded by the coding sequence ATGGACGATTGGCCTGACACCTGCCCGCCCCCGCTAATCTCCCTGAACCAAGCGGAAGATGTTCTGGGCAGTCCCATTCGGTACCGCCGTTCCCTGGGGGGCGGTTCGATAAACCAGGCCTATGAACTCGAATGCCAGAACCATACCCGGTTTTTCATGAAGAGGTATCCGTCGACAGATCCCGGCCATTTTGTCTCGGAGTTTGACGGCCTGCTAACCCTCTCCGAACGGGCTGGAGAAATTACCGCCACCTTCGGATCAGGGGTGCTCCGGGTTCCCAAACCCCTCTGCTGGGGAGTGGAAGCCCGGGCGAGTTTTTTCATAATGGAGTACATCCCCCGGGCAGGCTCTGGGGGTTCCTCTGCTGCCCGGCAGGCTGCTGCAGGAACGGCCCTCGCGCTGCTTCATGGCTTCGGCGACCCTCCCGAGCCGGGCCAGCCCGCAAATCCCCAGAAACCCTACGGGTACCATATCACAAACCGGATCGGTTCATCCCCGCAACAGAATACCCCGACCTCCCGCTGGCCTGATTTTTTCGCCTACCAGCGCCTGGCACCCCAGCTTGAACAGGCAGCCCGTTCCGGGGCGCTCCCGCGGCGATGGGCGGATAAAGCGGAAACCCTTATTTCATCCATGGCGGACTTCCTGCCGGCCAGTCCGAAGGCCTCTCTCCTCCACGGCGATCTATGGGGCGGTAATATGATGTGGGATGACCGGGGAACCCCTGTGCTCATCGACCCGGCGGTGTATTACGGGCACCATGAGGCTGACCTGGCAATGACCGAGCTTTTCGGGGGCTTCACCCGGGAATTCTACCGGAGTTATCAGGAGCTCTCGGGCCCCATCCCTCGGGAATACCACCGGCGGAAAACGATCTACAATCTTTACCACATGCTGAACCACCTCAACCTCTTCGGGGCGTCCTACCTGGGGTCCGTCACTTCGCTGCTTCAGGATATAGGGTGA
- the rpoB gene encoding DNA-directed RNA polymerase subunit beta, whose amino-acid sequence MFDRNQTIMRINVGTNPREVMALPDLVDIQLSSYERFLQRERLRRSESLNVQGLEEVFQSIFPIESQAGDMRLEYDHYTLDEEGIKFSEQDCKLKGHTYALPIKARINLLFNETGEIRQKDIYMGDIPIMTDRGTFIINGAERVVVSQIHRSPGVIFSHEKGVYSSRIIPYRGSWLEFEIDQKKELIYAKIDRKKRILGTLFLRALGFDTREKIINLFYKTAKTVIEDSREYKESITGRVFGKNVFVEQDGEQRKLYRAGDKIHPHDIDELIHSGITEIEIIDDNNSESLHSDIILNCFEREESKYSKGDEHDEPTKEAALSAVYAIIMPGEPITLEAAEKDFNSMFFTARRYDLGRVGRYKLNKKFDYPEPPQDHILTKDDIVNTMMYLIKVYISEASIDDIDHLGNRRVRSVGELMANQLKTAFSRMERIAKERMSLKETDTIKPQDLISIKPVVAAIKEFFGSSQLSQFMDQVNPLSELTHKRRLNALGPGGLSRDRAGFEVRDVHHTHYGRMCPIETPEGPNIGLIVSLSNYTQINDYGFLETPYRKVRDGKVTDDIEYLSAMDEEKYFIAQANAELNDDGTFASDLISVRKNGDYTTKPAQDIQYMDVSPMQVISVSASLIPFLEHDDANRALMGSNMQRQAVPLVFPEPPRIGTGLEGKTAYDSGVLVKSKHSGTITYVSNRKVIITDDSGNAHEYPMLKYQRTNQDTCYVQKPIVSQGQKIATGDVLADGPSTYNGELALGRNMLVGFVPWNGYNYEDAVLISEKVVKWDVFTSVHIKEFQIEVRETKLGPEKITRDIPNTSEKVLDQLDEEGIVRVGAKIGSGDILVGKVTPKTDTETTPEFKLLNSIFGEKAKEVRDTSLRVPHGAEGTVIDVQRLKRSEGDDLPPGVDEVVKVLMATKRKMQEGDKIAGRHGNKGIIARVLPEEDMPFLEDGTPLEVCLNPLGVPSRMNIGQLLETMLGWGAVKNDEWYATPVFESITVEGIKERLEKAGLPAEGKAVLRDGRTGVPFENPVMVGYMYILKLHHLVDDKMHARSTGPYSLVTQQPLGGKAQFGGQRLGEMEVWALEAYGAANTLQELLTIKSDDMNGRAKVYESIVKGEPGTTAGIPESFNVLVQELRGLALDLSIYDSKGKQVPLTERDEELINRQGTNF is encoded by the coding sequence ATGTTCGATAGAAACCAAACTATTATGCGTATCAATGTGGGTACAAACCCCAGGGAGGTCATGGCGCTCCCTGATCTAGTTGATATCCAGTTATCTTCATACGAACGATTTTTGCAGCGGGAGCGTCTGCGTCGTAGTGAATCCCTGAATGTACAGGGACTTGAAGAGGTGTTTCAGTCTATTTTCCCTATAGAAAGTCAGGCTGGAGATATGCGCCTTGAGTATGATCATTATACTCTTGATGAAGAGGGTATAAAATTCTCTGAACAGGATTGTAAGCTCAAGGGGCATACCTACGCCCTGCCAATTAAGGCTAGAATAAATCTGCTGTTCAACGAAACCGGTGAGATCCGTCAGAAAGATATCTACATGGGGGATATACCGATAATGACCGACCGCGGTACCTTCATTATTAACGGTGCTGAACGTGTTGTGGTTAGTCAAATTCACAGGTCTCCCGGTGTCATTTTCTCCCATGAAAAAGGCGTTTACAGCTCGCGGATTATCCCCTACCGCGGTAGCTGGTTGGAATTTGAAATCGATCAGAAAAAAGAGCTGATCTACGCAAAGATTGATAGGAAAAAACGCATATTGGGTACGCTTTTTCTGCGTGCATTGGGATTTGATACCCGTGAAAAGATTATCAATCTGTTTTACAAAACCGCAAAAACCGTTATCGAGGATTCCCGGGAATACAAGGAATCTATCACCGGCCGGGTATTTGGTAAAAACGTGTTCGTCGAACAGGATGGCGAACAGCGGAAACTCTACCGGGCGGGAGATAAAATACATCCCCATGATATTGACGAATTGATCCACTCAGGCATAACCGAAATAGAGATAATAGATGATAATAATAGCGAAAGCCTTCACTCTGACATTATTCTCAATTGTTTCGAGCGGGAAGAGTCCAAATACAGCAAGGGTGATGAGCATGACGAGCCGACGAAAGAAGCGGCCCTATCTGCGGTGTACGCCATCATTATGCCGGGTGAGCCGATCACCTTAGAGGCGGCGGAAAAGGATTTTAATTCCATGTTTTTTACCGCCCGGCGATATGATCTCGGTAGGGTTGGACGGTATAAGCTCAATAAGAAGTTCGATTACCCAGAACCTCCCCAGGACCATATCCTTACCAAAGACGATATCGTTAATACCATGATGTATCTCATCAAGGTTTACATTAGTGAGGCTTCTATTGATGATATAGACCACCTGGGCAACCGCCGTGTCCGTTCCGTGGGTGAGCTTATGGCGAATCAGCTAAAAACTGCCTTCAGCAGAATGGAAAGAATCGCTAAGGAGCGGATGAGTCTGAAGGAAACCGATACTATTAAGCCCCAGGATCTTATTTCCATTAAGCCGGTAGTGGCGGCCATCAAGGAATTCTTCGGATCAAGTCAGCTTTCGCAGTTCATGGACCAGGTGAATCCCCTTTCTGAATTGACCCATAAGCGGCGGCTGAACGCCCTTGGTCCTGGTGGATTGTCCAGAGATCGTGCGGGGTTTGAGGTGCGGGATGTTCACCATACCCACTACGGTCGGATGTGTCCTATTGAAACTCCTGAAGGGCCAAATATCGGACTCATTGTAAGCCTTTCTAACTACACGCAGATTAATGACTACGGTTTCCTCGAGACCCCCTATCGGAAGGTACGGGACGGGAAGGTTACGGATGATATTGAGTACTTATCTGCGATGGATGAGGAAAAGTATTTCATTGCACAGGCGAACGCCGAGTTGAATGACGATGGTACCTTCGCATCAGATCTTATCTCTGTACGCAAGAATGGCGACTATACGACGAAACCTGCTCAGGATATCCAGTACATGGATGTTTCTCCCATGCAGGTTATATCTGTTTCAGCATCACTCATTCCGTTTTTGGAGCATGACGATGCTAACCGTGCCTTGATGGGATCCAACATGCAGCGTCAGGCTGTTCCTTTGGTGTTCCCCGAACCTCCCCGGATTGGTACCGGGTTGGAGGGCAAGACTGCCTACGATTCCGGTGTATTGGTTAAATCAAAACACTCCGGGACCATTACCTATGTGAGCAACCGAAAGGTGATTATCACCGATGATTCGGGGAACGCTCATGAGTATCCCATGTTGAAGTATCAAAGGACTAACCAGGATACCTGCTACGTGCAGAAGCCTATTGTTTCTCAGGGACAAAAAATTGCGACCGGGGATGTTTTGGCTGATGGGCCCTCAACCTACAATGGTGAGCTTGCCTTGGGCAGAAACATGCTCGTAGGGTTTGTTCCGTGGAACGGTTATAACTACGAAGATGCCGTATTAATCTCCGAAAAGGTGGTTAAATGGGATGTGTTCACCTCCGTTCACATTAAGGAGTTTCAGATTGAGGTTCGGGAAACCAAACTCGGTCCTGAGAAAATTACGCGTGATATTCCCAATACCAGTGAAAAGGTTCTTGATCAGCTGGATGAAGAGGGGATTGTGCGGGTAGGTGCTAAAATCGGCTCCGGAGATATTCTCGTCGGGAAGGTGACTCCCAAAACCGATACAGAAACAACCCCTGAATTCAAATTATTAAACTCAATATTCGGTGAGAAGGCCAAAGAAGTCCGAGACACCTCCCTTCGGGTGCCTCATGGGGCAGAGGGCACCGTAATAGATGTGCAGAGGTTGAAGCGCTCTGAGGGTGATGATCTTCCCCCAGGGGTGGATGAGGTTGTGAAGGTACTCATGGCAACCAAGCGGAAGATGCAGGAAGGTGACAAAATTGCCGGAAGGCATGGAAACAAGGGTATTATTGCCCGGGTGCTTCCTGAAGAAGACATGCCCTTTCTTGAGGACGGTACACCCCTGGAGGTTTGTCTGAATCCCCTTGGGGTTCCTTCCCGTATGAATATCGGACAGCTTTTAGAGACCATGCTCGGATGGGGTGCGGTTAAGAATGATGAGTGGTATGCGACCCCGGTCTTTGAATCCATCACGGTAGAGGGAATCAAAGAGCGACTTGAAAAAGCAGGGTTGCCTGCTGAAGGCAAGGCAGTGCTCCGCGACGGTAGAACCGGTGTTCCCTTCGAAAACCCTGTTATGGTGGGCTACATGTATATCCTTAAGCTGCACCACCTGGTGGATGATAAGATGCATGCACGATCTACCGGCCCTTACAGCTTGGTCACCCAGCAGCCCCTAGGGGGAAAAGCACAGTTCGGTGGGCAGCGCCTTGGAGAGATGGAGGTTTGGGCACTGGAAGCTTACGGTGCTGCAAATACATTGCAGGAGCTTCTTACCATAAAGTCGGACGACATGAACGGGCGCGCTAAGGTCTATGAGAGTATCGTGAAGGGAGAGCCGGGAACAACTGCTGGAATCCCAGAAAGCTTCAATGTCCTTGTTCAAGAGTTGCGTGGACTTGCCCTTGATCTTTCAATCTACGATTCCAAGGGTAAGCAGGTTCCGTTGACCGAGCGGGATGAAGAATTGATAAATAGGCAAGGCACTAACTTTTAA
- the nusG gene encoding transcription termination/antitermination protein NusG, with protein sequence MAKGWYVLHTYSGYENKIEKTIRIMIDQGELGSVVSDIKVPSEKVVDVKDGKRKERMQRVLPGYVLIEMDLPSIGWKEPCSKIRRIQGVTGFVGAGSNMKPNPISSEEAKSLLARMGEIKGDASYRPKQTFVEGESVRIIDGPFESFTGTIEEVHAEKSRLKVMVGIFGRNTPVDVEFLQVEKI encoded by the coding sequence ATGGCAAAGGGCTGGTATGTTTTGCATACCTATTCGGGCTACGAAAACAAGATTGAAAAAACAATCCGAATAATGATTGATCAGGGTGAGCTGGGGTCGGTGGTTTCCGATATCAAGGTTCCCTCTGAGAAGGTCGTGGATGTAAAAGATGGAAAGCGGAAGGAGCGTATGCAGCGCGTACTTCCCGGGTATGTATTAATCGAAATGGATCTGCCTTCCATTGGTTGGAAGGAGCCTTGTTCTAAGATTCGACGGATTCAGGGTGTTACTGGTTTTGTGGGAGCAGGCTCTAATATGAAGCCGAACCCAATCTCGTCCGAAGAGGCGAAATCTCTACTGGCACGTATGGGAGAGATCAAGGGTGATGCGAGCTACCGGCCTAAGCAAACCTTTGTTGAGGGCGAAAGCGTCAGAATTATTGACGGGCCGTTCGAGTCCTTCACCGGTACTATTGAAGAGGTTCATGCGGAAAAATCACGTCTAAAGGTAATGGTCGGAATTTTTGGTCGGAATACGCCGGTGGATGTTGAATTCCTTCAGGTTGAAAAGATATAA
- a CDS encoding low molecular weight protein-tyrosine-phosphatase produces the protein MNHNPRAVLFVCTGNICRSPLAHALFQSKVDEQDLQADFYVESAGTHGYHIGEDADPRMRSTAAQRGVPFHHRARQFSIADFDTYHTIFVMDRGHLRHLRSLARTPADKEKIRMFREFDPQGGPDDDVPDPYYGGQAGFDLVYDITDRTTRAILEAYLDGRLA, from the coding sequence ATGAACCATAACCCCAGGGCGGTGCTCTTTGTGTGCACCGGAAATATTTGCAGGTCACCCCTGGCCCATGCTCTCTTTCAATCCAAGGTGGATGAGCAGGACCTCCAGGCTGATTTTTATGTAGAATCCGCAGGAACCCACGGCTACCACATAGGGGAGGATGCCGATCCGCGGATGCGCTCTACCGCCGCGCAACGGGGGGTTCCCTTTCATCACCGGGCGCGCCAGTTTTCTATAGCGGATTTTGATACCTACCATACCATCTTCGTAATGGATCGGGGGCATCTGAGGCATCTCCGCTCCCTGGCGCGTACCCCGGCGGACAAGGAGAAGATCCGGATGTTCCGGGAATTCGATCCCCAGGGCGGCCCCGATGATGACGTACCGGATCCCTATTATGGCGGCCAGGCGGGATTCGATCTTGTCTACGACATTACTGACCGCACCACCCGGGCGATCTTGGAGGCGTACCTGGATGGACGATTGGCCTGA
- the secE gene encoding preprotein translocase subunit SecE — translation MKKLIQFFKDSAAELKKVIWPTRDEVSTSTVVVLVSVVIFAALLGFVDFLLANVIELLF, via the coding sequence ATGAAGAAGCTGATTCAGTTCTTCAAAGACAGTGCAGCTGAGCTCAAGAAGGTAATTTGGCCCACCCGAGATGAGGTGAGCACAAGTACCGTTGTTGTTCTAGTTTCTGTTGTAATTTTTGCTGCCTTACTTGGGTTTGTTGACTTCTTACTGGCAAACGTCATTGAGTTGTTGTTCTAG
- the rplK gene encoding 50S ribosomal protein L11: MAKKKVTAQIKLQVPAQKATPAPPVGPALGPHGVSAPQFVQQFNDASKHIEAGLTVPVIITVYQDRSFTFELKSPPAAVLIKKALNLASGSAEPHKVKVGKITRDQLKQIAEVKFQDLNANDMDAAINIIAGTARSMGVEVEG; this comes from the coding sequence ATGGCGAAAAAGAAAGTGACTGCGCAGATCAAGTTGCAGGTGCCGGCTCAGAAGGCCACCCCTGCACCGCCGGTAGGTCCGGCCCTTGGTCCTCATGGGGTTAGCGCTCCCCAATTTGTTCAGCAATTCAATGATGCGTCTAAGCATATTGAGGCTGGTCTCACCGTTCCGGTAATCATTACCGTCTATCAGGATCGTTCCTTCACCTTCGAGTTGAAGAGTCCGCCGGCGGCAGTGCTCATCAAGAAGGCGTTGAACCTCGCTAGTGGTTCGGCTGAGCCCCATAAGGTGAAGGTGGGGAAGATTACCAGGGATCAACTAAAACAGATCGCAGAGGTAAAGTTCCAAGACTTGAATGCGAATGACATGGATGCAGCTATTAATATTATTGCTGGAACAGCCCGCAGTATGGGCGTAGAGGTGGAGGGATAA
- a CDS encoding ABC1 kinase family protein translates to MARFGLHDWVRALRIKRQYRGIARLILPRPEKQYLHMNRWELLRITIEKLGPTFIKFGQVLSSRSDILPPELIRELQKLQDQVAPLDWELMEPVLISELPQPYKTTFATIHPTPIASASIAQVYDGVLISGQRVAVKIQRPGIKKTIDQDIEILRFLAGLADHYVAEFHLLDAPGLVEEFAKQIKRELDFTRELQNILRFRELFKHNQDLYIPAAYEDISTSKVLVMEFVNGTKLSSILSQDPRMLNDRINRRRIGRVGAESILDQILVYGIFHADPHPGNVLVLADQRVCLLDFGMVGTLHAREQREIIDILVGILDRDIERVTHAVLTIIPHKPGQVQTQALEHDLEELVDEYVDLPLKYINIGIYIQQVLQLITSNNLRIPAKYLYMSKALTTIEGVGRQLYPEFNLLSLMRPLTKKIARRQIDPENLKKKALESSLDYLKLVQELPKEELLILQNLRKGKLRIEFSIQNIEPIRTTIDAVGTRLIFGLVLASVMISSSLIVHAGIPPLVWGIPIIGLIGYGIAGIMSLGFLFSTITRVLRKDR, encoded by the coding sequence ATGGCGCGATTCGGTCTTCACGACTGGGTCCGGGCGCTGCGGATCAAACGGCAGTACCGGGGAATAGCGAGATTGATACTCCCCCGTCCTGAAAAACAGTATCTGCACATGAATCGCTGGGAACTCCTGCGGATCACCATTGAGAAGCTGGGTCCCACCTTTATTAAATTCGGGCAGGTACTTTCCAGTAGAAGCGATATCTTACCTCCTGAGCTCATCCGCGAGCTTCAGAAACTCCAGGATCAGGTTGCCCCCTTGGATTGGGAGCTGATGGAACCGGTACTGATCTCCGAGCTACCCCAGCCCTATAAAACAACCTTTGCAACGATACATCCCACGCCTATTGCATCGGCTTCCATTGCCCAGGTGTATGATGGTGTGCTCATTTCGGGTCAGCGGGTTGCCGTAAAAATCCAGCGCCCGGGGATCAAAAAAACAATTGATCAGGATATCGAGATTCTACGGTTCCTGGCGGGGCTGGCGGATCATTATGTGGCTGAGTTTCATTTGCTGGATGCTCCCGGATTGGTGGAAGAGTTTGCCAAACAGATAAAGCGGGAGCTTGATTTCACTCGAGAACTTCAGAATATTCTGCGTTTCCGGGAGCTGTTTAAGCACAACCAAGATCTTTACATTCCGGCTGCCTACGAGGATATCAGTACCTCCAAGGTGCTGGTGATGGAATTTGTGAACGGCACCAAATTAAGCTCCATCCTCTCCCAGGATCCCCGGATGCTCAACGACCGGATTAACAGACGGAGAATCGGCCGGGTAGGAGCGGAGTCTATTCTGGACCAGATTTTGGTCTATGGTATTTTCCATGCGGATCCCCATCCGGGGAACGTACTGGTGCTGGCGGATCAACGGGTATGTCTCCTGGATTTCGGTATGGTTGGAACCCTCCATGCCCGGGAGCAACGGGAAATTATCGATATCCTGGTCGGGATATTGGACCGGGATATAGAACGGGTTACCCATGCCGTATTGACGATAATTCCCCATAAGCCCGGTCAGGTGCAAACCCAAGCCCTGGAGCACGACCTTGAAGAGCTGGTGGATGAATATGTCGACCTTCCCCTGAAGTACATTAATATCGGTATCTACATCCAGCAGGTTCTTCAGCTCATTACCAGTAACAACCTGAGAATTCCAGCCAAGTACCTGTATATGAGCAAGGCTCTTACTACCATTGAGGGAGTGGGCCGGCAGCTGTATCCGGAGTTTAACCTTCTCAGCTTGATGAGACCGCTTACTAAAAAAATCGCACGCCGGCAGATCGACCCTGAGAATTTGAAAAAAAAGGCCCTGGAAAGCAGCTTGGACTATCTCAAACTCGTCCAGGAACTGCCGAAGGAAGAACTGCTGATTCTCCAGAATCTTCGGAAGGGAAAACTGCGAATCGAATTCTCCATTCAGAACATTGAGCCTATACGAACCACCATTGATGCTGTAGGAACCCGGCTGATCTTCGGCCTGGTACTCGCCTCGGTGATGATCAGCTCATCCCTGATTGTCCACGCGGGTATTCCACCCCTGGTGTGGGGCATACCGATAATCGGGCTCATCGGCTACGGTATTGCGGGAATTATGAGTTTGGGTTTTTTATTCTCTACCATTACCAGGGTACTGCGCAAAGACCGATGA